The genomic stretch CACTTTTGTAACATGCTCCTGAccattaatttcttcatttttaacagaaaaaacaaaaacaaaaaatagatcaAGAACTTTTGTCTAGGATTAAGTTTCATTTGCAATACTATACTTAAAAAAGTTGAAAAATTCTTCTTCCCACCCTCTAAATTACCTCCAAACTTGTCCAAAACCAAGGTAGTCCCACACAATAAAAGCTAATCTACATCCAATATTTACGTCAAACTAGAAGTTAACCTTAATAGTTAAAACATAAAGTGAGAATACACATAACTTAACCATAGTGAAATAATAAATCTGTGCATGAAATATACTTTCTTTTACACTCCTTTAAGGCAGTCTTGGAGCAATGATAAAGTTGTCTCCGATTGACCTATAGGTCACGTGTTCAAGCCGTGGAATCAGCCACTGATGCTTCCATTATTAtaggctgcctacatcacacccctCGAGAAGCAGTGCTTTCCAGGACCCTACGTGAATACGAGATACTTTATGCACTGAGTGCTAGTAAATTTTTATGTATCATAGACAGCCACAAAATGTGACACATCAGCCTTCTCCTCAACAAATCAAAACACTTTCCTATCCAAAACAAAACTTCCATCTCTTTCTCTAAACCATAACCATgaacttttcttctttcattttgtgTACCTCAAACTTATTCTTAATACAAAGACATAAAAATCAAAGTCCATTCATTCATTACATATCACCTTAACTTGACCTTAGACAGTCCATTCCATTCTATCTCTTCTCTTAAAAAACTCTCAAGAAACTaagaaaaatagagaagaaaaatggCAGTTAGCACAGTATACACAATTCAATCCTTGAATTCAACTTGTTCAATCTCAACATCAACAAAAACCAACTTAGGATTTCACCAAAAACAAGTTATTTTCTACACAACAAGTACCAAAAAGTACTCTACACAAAAATTCAACACTTTTATAACATGCTCATCAGCTGATGAAACCAAGACTGTAGTCATTGGTTTAGCAGCAGATTCTGGCTGTGGTAAAAGTACATTTATGAGAAGATTAACAAGTGTTTTCGGTGGAGCAGCTGAGCCACCAAAAGGTGGAAATCCAGATTCAAATACACTTATTTCTGATATGACAACAGTTATTTGTTTAGATGATTATCATTCACTTGATAGAACTGGAAGAAAAGAGAAAGGTGTCACTGCTCTTGATCCTAGAGCTAATGATTTTGATCTTATGTATGAACAAGTTAAGGCTTTAAAGAGTGGAATTGCTGTGGAAAAACCTATTTATAATCATGTTAGTGGTCTTCTTGATCCTCCAGAGCTCATTAAACCACCAAAGATTCTTGTCATTGAAGGATTGCACCCTATGTAAGTATACTCAATAATATTCTTGAGATTTCGGTTAACTataacaatatcaataacaattcccgtgtaatcccacaagtggagtctgagaagggtagtgtatacgcagagcGTACTCCTACCTTGTgaagatagagaggttgtttccgagattcaatcggaaacaacctctctaccttctcggaaacaacctctctaccttcacaaggtagacctctctaccttcacaaggtagaggtaagatctgcgtacCCTACTAAAACCCCACTTGTAGGATTATACCgaatttattatttttgttgttattatttttgttgctgtatataagttaaattcaTAATGGTATGAACTTATATACATCGATAGTGTAAGGTCGCCTAAAGATAATTGTCCATCAAAAGCGGGACTAGTAATCTGTAAAGTAAGACAGATTATCCGCTACAATATGTTAAAGTACATACTAACATTGTGAAGATTCTTCATATTGTTAGTATGCACAAGTTAAATCCATTAACGTAAAAGAATTTTGTACCGTCAGGTCACATAAGAGGTTAGTACAGACAGACGTTCATAAAAAATGGGACTAGTAACTTGGAAATAAGGCCGGTTTTTCGCTACAACGATATATCTTTTAACATTGTCCATTTATATAAGCTAAATTGTTTAAAGCCTCTCTTTATTTGACCAAGATAAAGGATCAGTAAAAGTGTTTATTCCAGTTAGTTAGATTTAACCCTGTTGTATTCAAGTTAGTTGAAAGATCAAGAAAGGGAGCGCTTTGTGCGCAATGTAGGACTTTCCGAAGCGAAACTCGAATTTAGTCGGCTTCAATGTGAGTACTGATGTAATGCGATTACCAGACACCATCTGGGAAACCAAGAAAAATGAAGCCAGTGGCTATAGCCGCCACATTAGGATTATGGATGATGATATATAAATGCTATACGTAAAAGGATAGAAAGATATTTTGCAATCTAGTTGTATGGTTAAGGATGGAGTTAACGATATCTCTGTCACTTCTCATAATGGCCCCCACAATCATTTGGGCCCAGATACCTCTATATTTAGTAATTTCTTTAAGATTTTATTTATATACCTTATAGTGTAAAAGGATTTTACCATATAGTTTTAGGGGTGGATGTAACCTTTTGTCTATGAGTTCAACTCAACAAATAATTTTTTACACGTAGTAtgaatttatatataaaaacttaTTAAAATCTTAATTAATATTAGATTTGAACCCACAATTTTAACATTATAATGAGTTCAACGCTAAAAATCTTAAAAAGCTAAAcctattaaatttaaattttagatCTGCTTATGCCGGCCGCAACAAATCACTTACTATTTTTGCAGGTTAAGATTTTGAATTACCTATAATAGTCTAGAAGTTTTTTACTCTTGCAGTTTATAGAAGTTAAAAAAAgcttttttaataattttttcgaATGTTTTGGTATTGCATATGTTCTTCTGCATAAAAGTGAAACAATTTCAATAAGGAACCAAAAAAACttgtaaaaattatttattttactAAATATATTAAAACAATCCCTGTATGGCATCTTTGATTGGAACAAGAAGAAACTGGCCACTTGTCTAGTTATTGTTATAGCTAAAATTAATAAATCCATTCCTTTGTTTTTGTTTGGATGTTATATAGGTTTGATGAGCGAGTGAGAGAGCTATTGGATTTCAGTATTTATTTGGACATCAGCAATGAGGTTAAGTTTGCTTGGAAGATTCAGGTAACTTCATGTTTGGAATCTTCTATTTCTGTTTTGACAAAATTTTGGGCTCATATAGTTAAAGAGAGATAGTATTTACATTAAACAACCCCTACAAAACCCTACCCTCCCCCcccaccccaaaaaaaaaaataaaatatctgCTGTTGGGAATTTGACCTTTCGATCATTTTGTATTTTCTGAGAAAATTCACATAACTCAATTACTTTAATgtgacaaaaaataataatataatttaatattttagtgAGTAAAGCTCAATATAGGCGGATTTAGAATTTCTAGTACATGGATGTACTactaaaaaaaaaggagaaaaaatgtATTTAATGGGAATTGATCCCTATTCCTCTTGATAATTAAGTCAACTTTAAACCAAGTGCACTATTCAACCTTTCTAGAGCATGAGTGCCAACAGTTAATATTataacaattttaaaaaatatgtacataaaatatcTAATTCTGCGGATACACCATAGGTTCACGTGCCCCATATTTTTGCATGTAAATCTGCCCTTGATTAGCTCAGGTTACTTTAATCTAACAATAAATATTTTTGTAACTTCGTTGTTATAGTGGCTAAAATTCAATAATCATACGC from Nicotiana sylvestris chromosome 12, ASM39365v2, whole genome shotgun sequence encodes the following:
- the LOC104231991 gene encoding phosphoribulokinase, chloroplastic-like, yielding MAVSTVYTIQSLNSTCSISTSTKTNLGFHQKQVIFYTTSTKKYSTQKFNTFITCSSADETKTVVIGLAADSGCGKSTFMRRLTSVFGGAAEPPKGGNPDSNTLISDMTTVICLDDYHSLDRTGRKEKGVTALDPRANDFDLMYEQVKALKSGIAVEKPIYNHVSGLLDPPELIKPPKILVIEGLHPMFDERVRELLDFSIYLDISNEVKFAWKIQRDMAERGHSLESIKASIEARKPDFDAYIDPQKQYADAVIEVLPTQLIPDDNEGKVLRVRLIMKEGVKYFNPVYLFDEGSTISWIPCGRKLTCSYPGIKFSYGPDTYFGNEVSVLEMDGQFDRLDELIYVESHLSSLSTKFYGEVTQQMLKHADFPGSSNGTGFFQTIVGLKIRDLYEQIVASKAAEPVAAKA